One Saccharomyces eubayanus strain FM1318 chromosome XVI, whole genome shotgun sequence DNA segment encodes these proteins:
- the VIK1 gene encoding Vik1p yields the protein MVSQQGNHTFSSQNKITRNGSSISSSKSRKLMDITNTTNTINGSRPSSTKNPFPSPSLRNSLLPSSRSGSLNININKIKDLKDRQDKIRAQRHTLKTQLIECEREIKTIKFRDLSKFKFELYKKKSKHANYLKQIKELTQILNSKDNERDGLINKNKSDLSGLQIQLDHNLSSKKHEFRESYNQKLALWENELQVMENFEPDHEITKEISHLKKVLQELDENWENLQRQNLEKQANHESQLKKDFNAFKEGKLKSIDSLTNKNNELLSQVTVLQSETAKLNEEITHIDTQTQDSQQQFSQINKSLTHLEAENNPLVNQSLKNSLELEHLQQQMENLKEIASQQEKSYNDTYNTVERELLRSRKLENSIIELKGTMRCYAYVMEQNLPENLLFDYENGTIIRSLSDHVYKFDRVIPHLKVSEDKFFSQEYSVYHDICLKQKKNFNLISLSSTPYGSLRESLIKFLTDKDTIYQKQYIITLQFVFLSDDEFSQDMLLDYSHHDKDSIKLKFEKNSISLDSKLVIIENGIEDLPLNFNCDDHPNLPHSGMGIIKVQFFPRDSKHNDKVEPMPIDFYFIELNNLKTIEQFEKNVFKKESCDTPIALVLKKLISDTKSFFLLNLNDTKNVSKLLTISEKIQSINHLSKKKRKSI from the coding sequence ATGGTGTCACAACAGGGCAATCACACTTTCTCCTCACAGAATAAAATTACGCGCAACGGCAGCAgtatatcttcatcaaaatctcGAAAACTGATGGATATCACAAACACAACAAATACCATAAATGGCTCGAGACCTTCGTCTACGAAAAATCCATTCCCGTCTCCATCCCTAAGGAATTCCCTCCTACCTTCGTCTCGGTCCGGTTCGTTGAACATcaacataaacaaaattaaagatCTCAAAGATCGCCAGGATAAAATACGAGCTCAAAGACATACGCTCAAGACTCAATTGATCGAATGCGAAAGAGAAATCAAAACTATTAAGTTCAGGGATTTaagcaaattcaaattcgaactttacaagaaaaaatccaaacaCGCGAATTATCTCAAACAGATCAAAGAATTGACCcaaattttaaattctAAAGACAATGAACGTGACGGTCtaatcaataaaaacaaatcagATTTGTCAGGTTTGCAAATTCAACTGGACCACAATCTGTCCTCAAAAAAGCACGAGTTTCGTGAATCATACAACCAGAAACTCGCTCTTTGGGAGAATGAGTTACAAGTAATGGAAAATTTCGAGCCTGATCACGAAATCACTAAAGAAATATCCCATTTAAAGAAAGTGCTCCAAGAGCTTGACGAAAACTGGGAAAATTTGCAAAGGCAGAATTTAGAAAAACAAGCAAATCACGAATCACAGTTGAAGAAGGATTTTAATGccttcaaagaaggaaaattgAAATCTATTGATAGTCTaactaataaaaataatgaattgCTTTCACAGGTGACCGTTCTGCAATCAGAAACTGCAAAACTAAACGAAGAAATCACACATATAGACACGCAAACTCAAGACtcacaacaacaattctcacaaataaataaatctTTGACTCATTTAGAAGCGGAAAATAACCCACTGGTAAACcaatctttgaagaactcCCTGGAGTTAGAACATTTACAACAGCAAATGgaaaacttgaaagaaattgcctctcaacaagaaaaatcatATAATGATACTTACAACACAGTGGAAAGAGAATTACTGAGAAGTAGAAAACTCGAAAACTCTATTATCGAACTGAAGGGTACAATGCGTTGTTACGCCTATGTCATGGAACAAAATTTGCCTGAAAATCTCTTGTTTGATTATGAAAATGGCACAATAATCAGGAGCTTAAGTGATCATGTTTACAAATTCGATAGAGTAATACCGCATCTAAAAGTTTCCGAAgataaatttttctctcaAGAATATAGTGTCTACCACGATATATGcttaaagcaaaagaaaaatttcaatctaatttctttaagTTCGACTCCGTACGGTTCATTACGAGAGTCCTTAATAAAATTCCTAACAGATAAAGACACGATATACCAAAAACAGTATATTATCACTTTACAATTTGTGTTTCTAtcagatgatgaattttCACAGGACATGCTATTAGATTACTCTCATCATGACAAAGACAGTATAAAgttgaaatttgaaaaaaactcaaTTTCCCTGGATTCCAAACTCGTCATCATAGAAAATGGGATCGAAGATTTACCCTTGAATTTCAACTGTGATGACCATCCGAATTTGCCTCATTCCGGAATGGGTATAATTAAGGTGCAGTTTTTCCCGCGAGATTCAAAACATAATGACAAGGTTGAGCCTATGCCCAttgatttttatttcattgaattAAACAACTTGAAAACCATTGAAcagtttgaaaagaatgttttcaaaaaggaatcaTGCGACACCCCAATTGCACtcgttttgaaaaaattgatttctGATACTAAATCCTTTTTCCtgttgaatttgaatgatACGAAAAATGTCAGTAAACTGCTAACCATTTCGGAAAAAATCCAATCCATTAACCATCTCtctaagaagaaaagaaagtccATATGA
- the GYP5 gene encoding GTPase-activating protein GYP5, which translates to MSSDESLEELTNTMSSEIDKSGESSNGLVSKGEDIEPMALNQNEGETTSGKPDDTGDVAAELQKGTSDENRDMDFIEPNKSTVENLPLESTDIFQSKQEITTSENSSEYVHPGVKTGGASPDFKPEGKEETPTDVLKQDHIKRSVETNDVPDTEQRVEDREQDTEEHDSEINFNEPSNLGGIIKHYTEGTNESEKNIDGIFTDSEKNHTDMIATENNPFDDQGINENILEEKKSLFLKKSSKNESAAIITEVDTPVVHEAPFKSPSRDNNETYVADRPNTAIDSNKSAQEQGSVEETPITDKQSSSDQIRKLPPIPVQYSNGMNDDMSKKEGFAAPTQPVTTSPPLPPRQSTTTTAPPILPPIRKQQEQKTKNAVPPPLEEEMKSEKFRKIFEETKRSSHSHGARMGSKTAQLDSTAEINLIASRYRKTSHHLNKEGEETRESLQEGQSFLRSTYTSFLENLPEYNEVEEVEEGDREMFKIDWSFWTQVVNDFATVASNEPEKLETHVTNGIPPQIRGIIWQLMTNSKSREMEDIYETLLNTESPHEATIRRDLRRTKFVPEDKMESLFKIIKVYSVYDPDVGYTQGMGFIAAPLLINCENEAESFGLMVGLMKNYGLRELFLPGMPGLMLMLYQFDRLLEEHSPTLYNRLTREGVSSTMYATQWFLTFFAYKFPLEFVLRIFDIVFVEGIEVLLKFAVNLMLKNEENLVRLRFDELLEFLKDELFTYYLLANHDNDSVLQMQLPGGGPLEGYEDGSSPSYNVDLFVHDAMTGVYITPLTLRRYKGEFMEIHELEQKKENHYESLRIQNHQLQREAQKLEHDYSVLNEENISAANELIEHRLNMEMLLDEKNDLVNTITDIEQQIEEEIRKQNLPNPDASLPKADLKEDLERTISRNNEVMMENSQMEERIKELQQEIDELISINKEQVSTASLLESDSKGKGKKGWTGFKKVFK; encoded by the coding sequence ATGTCTTCGGATGAATCCTTGGAAGAGCTTACAAATACGATGTCCTCTGAGATTGACAAAAGTGGTGAATCTTCAAATGGATTGGTTTCCAAAGGGGAAGATATAGAACCAATGGCATTGAACCAAAACGAAGGTGAAACAACGAGCGGAAAGCCAGATGATACAGGTGATGTGGCTGCAGAACTCCAGAAGGGAACTTCAGATGAAAATCGTGACATGGATTTCATAGAACCCAATAAATCAACAGTGGAGAACCTTCCATTAGAGTCCActgatatttttcaatcaaaacaagaaattacTACCAGCGAGAACTCAAGTGAGTACGTCCACCCAGGAGTAAAGACAGGCGGCGCTTCGCCGGATTTCAAACCTGAGGGAAAGGAGGAGACACCCACTGATGTATTGAAGCAAGACCACATTAAGCGTTCTGTAGAGACTAACGATGTTCCAGATACAGAACAAAGAGTCGAAGATCGGGAGCAAGATACGGAAGAACATGACTCTGAGATCAATTTTAATGAACCGTCCAATTTGGGGGGTATTATAAAGCATTATACAGAGGGCACAAACGAATCAGAAAAGAACATAGATGGCATTTTCACAGACAGCGAAAAAAATCACACTGATATGATCGCCACTGAAAATAACCCTTTTGATGACCAAGgaataaatgaaaacattTTAGAGGAGAAgaaatctctttttttgaaaaaatcctCGAAAAACGAATCTGCTGCCATCATAACTGAAGTTGATACCCCTGTGGTTCATGAAGCGCCTTTCAAAAGCCCATCCCGAGATAACAACGAAACATATGTCGCTGATAGACCAAATACGGCAATTGATTCGAATAAGTCCGCACAAGAGCAAGGTTCTGTGGAAGAAACCCCCATAACAGATAAGCAATCTTCGTCAGATCAAATTAGGAAATTACCTCCTATACCTGTGCAATATTCCAACGGGATGAATGACGATATGAGTAAAAAGGAGGGTTTCGCAGCTCCGACGCAACCTGTTACAACATCACCACCATTGCCGCCAAGACAAAGCACCACAACGACTGCCCCACCCATATTACCACCCATACGCAAGCAGCAGGagcagaaaacaaagaatgCTGTTCCGCCCCCATTAGAGgaagaaatgaaatcaGAAAAGTTTCGtaagatttttgaagaaactaaaagaaGTAGCCATAGCCATGGTGCTCGCATGGGTTCCAAAACTGCGCAATTAGATTCCACAGCAGAAATCAACTTGATCGCGAGCCGTTATCGTAAGACAAGCCACCACTTGAAtaaagaaggagaagagaCCAGAGAGTCATTACAAGAAGGCCAAAGCTTCTTAAGATCGACATATACGTCATTTTTAGAAAACTTGCCAGAATACAATGAAGTGGAGGAAGTTGAAGAGGGTGATAGAGAGATGTTTAAAATCGATTGGTCATTTTGGACACAGGTTGTTAATGATTTTGCCACTGTAGCCAGTAATGAACCAGAAAAGTTAGAGACGCATGTTACTAATGGAATACCACCACAAATTCGTGGTATCATATGGCAATTGATGACGAATTCTAAATCAAGAGAAATGGAGGACATATATGAAACTTTATTGAATACGGAAAGCCCTCATGAGGCAACCATACGTAGAGATTTGAGGAGAACGAAGTTTGTGCCCGAGGACAAGATGGAATCTCTGTTCAAAATTATAAAAGTTTACTCTGTTTACGATCCAGATGTTGGATACACGCAAGGAATGGGATTTATTGCGGCACCGCTATTGATTAACTGCGAAAACGAAGCCGAATCATTCGGCCTGATGGTAGgattgatgaagaattatGGGCTAAGGGAACTTTTCTTACCAGGGATGCCCGGGTTGATGCTAATGCTTTACCAGTTTGATAGGTTATTGGAAGAGCATTCACCCACTTTGTATAACCGCTTGACCCGGGAGGGAGTAAGTTCAACGATGTACGCCACGCAATGGTTTCTGACATTTTTCGCATATAAGTTCCCCCTGGAATTTGTATTGAGGATTTTCGACATTGTGTTCGTGGAAGGTATTGAAgtacttttgaaattcGCTGTAAACTTGATGTTAAAGAACGAAGAGAATTTGGTGAGATTAAGATTCGATGAACTActggaatttttgaaggatGAACTGTTTACGTACTACCTGCTGGCAAACCACGACAACGATTCTGTGCTACAAATGCAGTTGCCTGGCGGAGGCCCATTGGAAGGTTATGAGGACGGCAGCTCACCATCGTATAATGTTGATCTTTTCGTTCATGATGCCATGACGGGTGTTTACATAACGCCCTTAACTTTAAGAAGATACAAGGGAGAGTTCATGGAGATCCATGAATTGGAGcaaaaaaaggagaatCATTATGAATCGTTAAGAATCCAAAACCACCAATTGCAAAGGGAAGCGCAGAAGCTAGAACACGACTACTCGGTTTTGAACGAGGAGAACATCAGCGCGGCAAACGAACTGATCGAGCATAGATTGAATATGGAGATGCTACTAGACGAGAAAAATGATCTGGTTAACACAATCACCGATATCGAACAACAAATCGAGGAAGAGATTCGCAAACAGAATTTGCCCAACCCGGACGCCTCGTTGCCAAAGGCAGACCTGAAAGAGGACTTAGAAAGGACCATTTCCAGGAACAACGAGGTGATGATGGAGAACAGTCAAATGGAGGAAAGAATCAAAGAACTGCAGCAAGAAATCGATGAACTGATAAGCATTAATAAGGAGCAGGTGTCCACCGCATCGTTACTGGAAAGCGATTCAAAAGGGAAGGGGAAGAAAGGATGGACCGGCttcaaaaaagttttcaagtAG
- the CLN2 gene encoding cyclin CLN2: MTNADLKSRMGLIINTKPEYYPIELSNAELLSHFETLQEYHQEISTNVIAQSCKFKPNPKLIDQQPEMNPAETRSKIVTFLFELSVVTRVTNGIFFHSVRLYDRYCSKRIVLQDQAKLVVATCLWLAAKTWGGCNHIINNVVIPSGGRFYGPNPRARIPRLSELVHYCGDGQVFDESMFLQMERHILDTLNWNVYEPMINDYVLNVDENCLMQYELYENQMSYNKQWSEKRQSQLSQDSDATVDERFSYRNEEEEEEEEEEDLKLKIKLINLKKFLIDVSAWQYDLLKFELFEVSHGIFSIINQFTNQDHGPFLTTPMTTESKNAEILTILVNAIISVPKSLMEVYKSISGVLPFVDQVRGYQLALQRKLQIASNLNLSRKLTISTPSCSFENSNTTSIPSPTYSSQSHTPMRNMSSLSDNSVFSRNMEQSSPITPSMYQFGQQQPASICGSTVSVNSLKNNNSNHDQGSYEKMTNPNNNNAINDYIDLMNINESNKENRIPAAAHFLNGGPPKTNFINHGMFPSPSNTINSGNSSSASSLISFGMGNKHII; encoded by the coding sequence ATGACCAACGCTGACCTGAAATCCCGTATGGGACTCATTATCAATACCAAACCAGAGTACTACCCAATCGAACTATCCAACGCCGAGCTACTCTCCCATTTCGAGACATTACAAGAGTatcatcaagaaatttctaCAAATGTAATTGCTCAGTCTTGCAAATTTAAGCCAAATCCAAAACTTATAGATCAACAGCCTGAAATGAATCCTGCTGAAACAAGATCCAAAATCGTCACTTTCTTATTCGAGCTGTCTGTTGTAACTCGTGTCACCAAtggcatttttttccactcTGTAAGATTATACGATCGCTATTGCTCCAAAAGAATCGTGCTACAAGATCAAGCCAAGTTGGTTGTGGCTACTTGCCTCTGGCTAGCTGCCAAAACATGGGGCGGCTGTAATCATATTATCAACAACGTGGTCATCCCCTCCGGTGGAAGATTTTATGGCCCCAACCCAAGAGCCCGTATACCTCGTCTTTCCGAGTTAGTTCATTACTGTGGCGATGGTCAGGTCTTTGACGAATCAATGTTCTTACAAATGGAAAGACATATATTAGACACTTTGAATTGGAATGTCTACGAGCCAATGATCAACGATTACGTTTTGAATGTCGATGAAAACTGTTTAATGCAATACGAACTATACGAAAACCAAATGAGCTATAACAAACAATGGTCCGAAAAGCGCCAATCTCAGTTATCCCAAGACAGTGATGCCACTGTAGATGAAAGATTTTCTTACCGTaacgaagaggaagaagaagaagaagaagaggaagaccTGAAGTTGAAGATCAAATTGATTaatttaaagaaattcttaATCGATGTATCTGCCTGGCAGTACGATTTGCTCAAATTCGAACTTTTTGAAGTATCACACGGAATATTTTCGATTATCAACCAATTCACCAACCAAGACCATGGACCCTTTCTAACGACTCCAATGACGACTGAAAGCAAGAATGCAGAAATTTTAACCATTTTAGTCAATGCCATCATTTCCGTACCCAAGTCTCTGATGGAAGTATACAAGTCAATCAGCGGTGTTTTGCCCTTTGTTGATCAAGTAAGAGGGTACCAATTGGCcttacaaagaaaattacaAATTGCATCGAATTTGAATCTATCAAGAAAACTCACCATATCAACACCTTCATGTTCGTTTGAAAACTCCAATACTACATCTATTCCGTCGCCCACTTATTCTTCTCAAAGCCACACTCCAATGAGAAACATGAGCTCTTTATCGGATAACAGCGTCTTTAGCAGAAATATGGAGCAATCATCACCAATTACGCCAAGCATGTACCAATTTGGTCAACAACAACCAGCCAGTATATGCGGCAGCACAGTCAGTGTAAACAGTCTAAAgaataacaatagcaatCACGACCAAGGAAGTTACGAAAAAATGACTAACCctaataataacaatgcAATTAATGACTACATCGACTTAATGAATATAAATGAGTCTAATAAGGAAAATCGAATCCCAGCAGCAGCGCATTTTCTCAATGGCGGGCCACCCAAGACAAACTTCATTAATCATGGAATGTTTCCTTCACCAAGTAATACTATAAATAGCGGTAATTCAAGCAGTGCATCgtctttaatttcttttggcaTGGGCAATAAACATATTATTTAG
- the YAH1 gene encoding adrenodoxin produces the protein MLRLTALTGRTARIWNIAPSLLRTSPSLLVRSTTTRLLPFSTSSFLNHGHLKEPKPGEGLKITFILKDSSQKTYEVCEGETVLDIAQGHNLDMEGACGGSCACSTCHVIVDPDYYDALPEPEDDENDMLDLAYGLTETSRLGCQIKMTKDIDGIRVALPQMTRNVSNNDFS, from the coding sequence ATGCTGAGACTCACTGCTTTGACTGGACGCACAGCCAGAATATGGAACATCGCGCCCTCCCTTCTGCGCACGTCTCCATCTCTGCTCGTACGCAGCACCACCACCAGGCTTCTTCCCTTCTCTACATCCTCCTTCCTTAACCATGGCCACTTGAAAGAGCCAAAACCGGGCGAGGGACTAAAAATAACCTTCATTCTAAAGGACAGCTCTCAAAAGACGTACGAGGTCTGCGAGGGCGAGACCGTCCTGGACATCGCCCAGGGTCATAACCTGGACATGGAAGGTGCGTGCGGCGGCTCTTGCGCTTGCTCCACCTGCCATGTCATCGTCGATCCAGACTACTACGACGCCCTGCCGGAACCGGAAGATGACGAGAACGATATGCTGGACTTGGCCTACGGCCTCACAGAGACTAGTAGGCTCGGTTGCCAAATCAAGATGACCAAGGACATCGACGGCATAAGAGTCGCTCTGCCCCAGATGACAAGAAACGTTAGCAATAACGACTTCAGTTGA
- the HFI1 gene encoding Hfi1p — protein MSSIQSPPAKSLQPSYSAASPGSNGGYMKPGLNDSPAVSNHQVESNNDNNDSIEPHAQNQRIDLGAMIEELTSLLGKENWTKYAQIISLFILGKLSRKELSNELELLFSPNSINLEKSHTSHRHSLVRLHNQLLLGIFANSLRENPLGRNGNESSWGFSNGSNNQNNKLKRVNKHNSQIEVYKKIVMSLPINDRNRLKLITKEAGKRGFIFCSVFQARLNNIPKIPIVTNPESLKRVKNNNLKTPLEWSQDIMNGFNVPLASESYSLPDTDSFYLRMVGIAREHGLVGTVDTRCVELISLALDQYLKNIIEFTIDTVRYRRKKYSDYYDLNESGLYKSVSELAADKHNAKIRQANDRNEDGADYDEENINDDNNNNSSKADIGDVSTSSVTMVGDEADEETKENRTISLTNEDVHDSLSIFPNLVEPSGPYYALTNLGLVNDDELVDVKSGIDDLPDFLDEMPTFTPLDERNVGTRHELNWLIKGILTED, from the coding sequence atGTCATCAATTCAATCGCCACCAGCAAAATCTCTACAACCAAGTTATTCAGCCGCTTCACCAGGTTCCAATGGCGGATATATGAAACCAGGCTTAAATGATAGTCCTGCGGTTAGTAATCATCAAGTAGAGTCCAATAATGACAACAATGATAGCATTGAGCCTCATGCGCAGAATCAAAGAATCGATTTGGGTGCTATGATCGAAGAATTGACCTCGCTGTTGGGTAAAGAAAACTGGACTAAATACGCTCAAATTATCAGTCTTTTCATTCTAGGGAAGCTATCTAGAAAGGAACTTTCTAATGAATTGGAACTACTGTTCTCACCCAATTCCATTAACCTGGAAAAATCCCATACAAGTCATCGTCATAGTCTGGTACGACTTCATAACCAACTATTATTAGGGATCTTTGCTAATTCATTACGCGAAAATCCTCTTGGCAGAAATGGTAATGAGAGTTCATGGGGCTTTAGTAACGGTAGcaataatcaaaataataaactGAAAAGAGTCAATAAGCATAATTCTCAAATTGAAGTATACAAGAAAATAGTCATGTCATTACCTATAAACGATCGAAATAGACTAAAGTTGATAACCAAAGAAGCTGGTAAGAGGggctttattttttgctCTGTTTTCCAAGCCAGATTGAATAATATACCCAAGATTCCTATAGTAACGAATCCGGAAAGTTTGAAACGTgttaaaaataacaatttAAAAACGCCGTTAGAGTGGTCACAAGATATAATGAATGGATTCAATGTTCCCTTGGCAAGCGAAAGTTATTCTTTACCAGATACAGATTCGTTTTATCTGAGGATGGTTGGTATAGCAAGAGAACATGGGTTAGTTGGTACAGTGGATACTCGTTGCGTGGAGCTTATATCATTGGCACTAGATCAATATCTCAAGAATATAATAGAATTCACTATTGATACAGTTCGTTatagaaggaaaaaatattcagaTTATTATGACCTGAATGAAAGTGGGTTATATAAGTCGGTCTCGGAATTGGCTGCTGATAAGCATAATGCTAAAATTAGACAAGCTAATGATCGTAACGAAGATGGTGCTGAttatgatgaagaaaatatcaatgacgataataataataactcTAGCAAGGCTGATATTGGCGACGTGTCGACGAGTAGTGTCACAATGGTCGGTGATGAAGCAGACGAGgaaacaaaggaaaatagaACGATATCACTAACCAATGAAGACGTGCATGATTCGTTATCTATCTTTCCAAATCTGGTAGAACCTTCGGGTCCTTACTATGCGTTAACTAATTTGGGGTTGGTCAATGATGACGAACTAGTAGATGTGAAGAGCGGTATTGATGATTTACCGGATTTCTTGGATGAAATGCCTACGTTCACACCTTTGGATGAGAGAAATGTTGGTACGAGACACGAATTAAATTGGTTAATCAAAGGGATTTTAACAGAAGATTGA
- the RPL36B gene encoding 60S ribosomal protein eL36: protein MTPAPKISYKKGAASNRTKFVRSLVREIAGLSPYERRLIDLIRNSGEKRARKVAKKRLGSFIRAKAKVEEMNNIIAASRRH from the coding sequence ATGACTCCAGCTCCAAAGATCTCCTACAAGAAGGGTGCTGCCTCCAACAGAACCAAGTTCGTCAGATCTTTGGTCAGAGAAATCGCTGGTTTGTCTCCATACGAAAGAAGATTGATCGATTTGATCAGAAACTCCGGTGAAAAGAGAGCCAGAAAGGTCGCCAAGAAGAGATTGGGTTCTTTCATCAGAGCCAAGGCTAAGGTCGAGGAAATGAACAACATCATCGCTGCTTCTCGTCGTCATTAA
- the BBP1 gene encoding Bbp1p, which produces MNQEDNTGGGGIFGLFKWTKDALFGTNISPSMKYKGQPERRDRSRYAQDDTNFGINLGNSSSKRSTNLSRSNSWSGLDSTFQRKYDLLPEYNETGIDSIDDNNHYSRDRVRYLRSPAPVVPREPLHNEPTDTFGHRLHTKRRPINEFSNSQIPLMPPQGNDPLISKLFQKDEVDEVRKSPYKLSVRDIPGKFPSPLKKPDEINDYHEQDEYLRQKNKECNKAYFELFAQMDLNNRDLDDLCEDVKEQHEQFHREEQTYKQAYKEMRAELVNELKKSKTLFENYYALGQKYKNLKTVLDQTISHEAELATSRERLYQEEDLKNFEVQALRQNLSDLELKYANLQIEKEMQRDNYESEIHDLLLQLSLRDNDRKDTSAGSNIFSTVQYERTPFHNDNNNSYDSSSWDTDYLKNLDGFKDR; this is translated from the coding sequence ATGAATCAGGAAGATAACACAGGTGGAGGAGGCATTTTTGGCCTTTTCAAATGGACCAAGGATGCGTTGTTTGGTACGAATATATCACCATCGATGAAATACAAAGGCCAACCAGAACGAAGAGATCGGTCTCGATACGCTCAGGACGATACGAATTTCGGAATAAACTTGGGAAACAGTTCCAGTAAAAGGAGCACGAACCTATCTAGATCTAATTCTTGGTCCGGGTTGGATTCCACGTTTCAGAGGAAGTACGACTTGCTACCGGAATACAACGAGACTGGCATTGACTCAATTGACGATAATAATCACTACAGTAGAGACAGAGTACGATATTTACGAAGTCCCGCTCCGGTTGTGCCGAGAGAACCCCTTCATAATGAGCCAACGGATACCTTTGGCCATAGATTGCACACGAAAAGAAGGCCCATAAATGAGTTTTCCAACTCTCAGATACCCCTTATGCCACCTCAAGGAAATGACCCTTTAATTTCTAAACTGTTCCAGAAAGACGAAGTTGATGAAGTGAGAAAATCGCCGTACAAGTTATCGGTAAGAGATATTCCAGGCAAGTTTCCGTCTCCCTTAAAGAAGCCTGATGAAATAAACGACTATCATGAACAAGATGAGTATCTTcgccaaaaaaataaggagTGTAACAAAGCATATTTTGAACTGTTTGCTCAAATGGATTTGAATAATAGAGACTTAGATGATTTGTGTGAAGATGTCAAAGAGCAGCATGAACAATTTCACCGCGAAGAACAAACTTATAAGCAAGCCTATAAGGAAATGAGGGCAGAGTTAGTCAATGagttaaaaaaatccaaaacaCTTTTTGAGAACTATTATGCATTGGGCCAGAAGtataaaaatttgaaaacggTACTTGATCAAACAATCAGTCATGAGGCTGAACTGGCCACTTCTAGAGAACGACTGTACCAGGAGGAAGACTTAAAGAATTTCGAGGTGCAAGCTTTGAGGCAAAATCTATCTGACTTAGAGTTGAAATATGCCAACTTGCAAATAGAAAAGGAGATGCAAAGAGACAATTATGAATCTGAAATACACGATTTGCTACTACAATTGAGCCTTCGTGATAATGACAGGAAAGATACATCTGCTGGTTCAAACATTTTCTCAACTGTCCAATACGAAAGAACTCCATTCCATAAtgacaataacaacagTTATGATTCTAGTTCATGGGACACcgattatttgaaaaatctagACGGTTTTAAAGACcgttga
- the ATG41 gene encoding Atg41p — translation MSSVESAAFSHYEDEVFPLSFSNAAFEPPMLSHSPDRSTYADEFSQSYQQELLTSPLSYPIADELEYTYAKNKNTDSIITSAEDDFIFDMEFSGSAVAAAAAAKESTTASGFALASNDAFANVAQQNYRLWLSSV, via the coding sequence ATGTCCTCCGTGGAATCAGCAGCCTTCTCGCACTACGAAGACGAGGTCTTCCCTCTGTCATTCTCTAACGCCGCATTCGAGCCCCCAATGCTCTCGCATAGCCCGGACAGATCGACTTACGCGGACGAGTTTTCTCAATCTTACCAGCAGGAATTGCTGACTTCTCCGCTATCGTATCCCATTGCGGACGAGCTGGAGTACACCTACGCtaagaacaagaacacTGACAGCATAATAACAAGCGCCGAGGATGATTTCATCTTCGACATGGAATTCAGCGGCAGCGCTGTcgccgccgccgccgcTGCTAAAGAATCTACAACCGCTTCCGGCTTTGCCCTCGCCAGTAACGATGCCTTTGCCAACGTCGCCCAACAGAACTACAGACTATGGTTGTCGTCAGTATGA